One window of the Emticicia oligotrophica DSM 17448 genome contains the following:
- the traN gene encoding conjugative transposon protein TraN → MPISKKSVRGSYPLEVSFQKTTHLIFPNKIVYVDLGSDAIIADKSDPTQNILRVKANIKGFSETSLAVITEDGKFYSFLVNYEDNPEKLNISIANNIEFDEEFSASSGMKKSTPEDIILPENTMNEGDLEQTCLEVAKLKRFIKTTGITRMKMSMTLDGVYIKDKTLFLQFKINNHSEIDFTIDFMKFYIHDIDVAKRMAYQEIEVKSEFEYNKNISWVSKNKSLIRVVALPLVTFPDDKIMSVELYEKFGGRHLKFEIDNEIIVNGKAL, encoded by the coding sequence ATGCCTATTAGTAAGAAATCGGTACGAGGCTCATATCCTTTAGAGGTTTCTTTTCAAAAAACAACACATCTAATTTTTCCCAATAAAATTGTTTATGTTGATTTAGGCTCTGATGCCATTATAGCTGATAAATCTGACCCAACTCAGAACATTTTAAGGGTAAAGGCAAACATAAAAGGGTTTTCTGAAACCTCTTTGGCAGTTATTACCGAAGATGGCAAGTTTTATAGCTTTTTAGTCAATTATGAAGATAACCCCGAAAAACTAAATATCTCGATAGCCAATAATATAGAGTTTGACGAAGAATTTTCGGCATCTTCGGGTATGAAAAAATCAACACCTGAAGATATTATTCTACCCGAAAATACTATGAATGAAGGAGATTTAGAACAAACTTGTTTAGAGGTAGCAAAACTTAAAAGATTCATAAAAACAACAGGCATTACTCGTATGAAAATGTCAATGACATTAGATGGTGTTTACATAAAAGATAAGACTCTTTTTCTGCAATTTAAAATCAATAATCACAGCGAAATAGACTTTACAATAGATTTTATGAAGTTTTATATCCATGATATAGATGTAGCTAAAAGGATGGCATATCAAGAAATTGAGGTAAAATCTGAATTTGAGTATAATAAAAATATCAGTTGGGTATCAAAAAATAAAAGCCTTATTAGAGTTGTAGCACTGCCTTTGGTAACTTTTCCTGATGACAAAATAATGTCGGTTGAATTGTATGAAAAATTTGGTGGCCGCCATTTAAAATTTGAAATTGATAACGAAATAATCGTAAATGGAAAAGCTCTCTAA
- the traM gene encoding conjugative transposon protein TraM: MSAQTNLIAANQNRQMRIIVIPFIFTIVGFLGFNIGIIGEVDAKSLSNKDIINGIPEAKIKGFDENKYKNGIVEAEKWEQEKNDEENSLSAFDGNKISSNESLSEEQKKILIQNHALTPKTKEEILYDHSKRTTSILNDQTRAIQDIYKVQPETYEQRQNRDNIQKAKDLNNYALDLSRQSELMALNGSKINSTYVPNPNSVIQPVVPVENQSDIKPKPEIRVADNAVIATSLPSKIETESRIFNAFYGIKGEKKEMGKNQSGSNIRAVIHGDADKISVVNGSNIKIRLIQDIKVNGIFVPKNTLVTGTCTINGDRLYIGITTVKVGDELLPLRVKVVDIDGVDGVYIPNMQIKSQLNQALVRSTDAVNSPGFYFTPSNAPAGQQILGQIASQGVSSFIQTGKQILNQKASVSKVSIKANYQILLIPVQY; encoded by the coding sequence ATGTCAGCTCAAACTAATCTAATTGCAGCTAATCAAAATCGGCAAATGCGGATTATTGTCATTCCATTTATATTCACAATCGTGGGTTTTCTTGGTTTTAATATTGGTATCATTGGAGAGGTAGATGCAAAATCTCTCTCAAATAAAGATATAATAAATGGTATTCCAGAAGCAAAAATCAAAGGATTTGACGAAAATAAGTATAAAAATGGAATTGTAGAAGCCGAAAAATGGGAACAAGAAAAAAACGATGAAGAAAATAGTTTATCCGCTTTTGATGGCAATAAAATTAGTAGCAATGAATCATTGAGCGAAGAACAGAAAAAAATATTGATTCAAAATCATGCACTGACACCCAAAACCAAAGAAGAAATTCTGTATGACCATTCTAAAAGAACTACTTCTATTTTGAATGACCAAACACGGGCAATACAAGATATATATAAAGTTCAACCCGAAACATACGAACAACGCCAAAATCGTGATAACATTCAAAAAGCAAAAGACTTGAATAATTATGCTCTTGATTTATCCCGGCAAAGTGAACTAATGGCTCTGAATGGCAGTAAAATAAATTCGACTTACGTGCCAAATCCTAATTCGGTCATTCAACCAGTAGTTCCTGTCGAAAACCAATCAGACATTAAACCCAAACCTGAAATAAGAGTAGCAGATAATGCCGTCATAGCAACCTCGTTACCTTCTAAGATTGAAACTGAAAGTCGAATATTCAATGCTTTTTATGGAATCAAGGGAGAAAAAAAAGAAATGGGTAAAAATCAATCCGGTTCGAATATTAGGGCTGTAATACATGGAGATGCCGACAAAATTAGTGTTGTAAATGGTTCTAACATTAAAATTAGGCTAATACAAGATATAAAAGTAAATGGAATATTTGTTCCCAAAAATACACTCGTAACAGGCACATGTACTATAAATGGTGATAGACTTTATATCGGAATAACAACTGTAAAAGTGGGAGATGAATTACTTCCATTGCGAGTAAAAGTAGTCGATATTGATGGTGTAGATGGAGTTTACATACCTAATATGCAAATAAAATCACAGTTGAATCAGGCCCTTGTTAGAAGTACAGATGCAGTTAATTCACCAGGATTTTATTTTACCCCAAGTAATGCTCCAGCAGGTCAGCAAATTCTTGGACAAATAGCTTCTCAAGGAGTATCAAGTTTTATTCAAACAGGCAAACAGATATTGAATCAAAAAGCAAGTGTTTCCAAAGTAAGTATAAAAGCTAATTATCAAATCCTGTTAATTCCTGTACAATATTAA